The stretch of DNA TCGCCTGAATTGCTCGCCTGCCCTGCGCCCTGGCCGCCACCGCCGCCTTGGGGGCGGGGAATTCGCTCACCCGCGACAAACTCCTTGTTCCCTGGATGGACGATTGTCTGCCGGCCACCTCGTCCGTGATGCAGGATCGGTTCGTCGATATCGCGACCGGGGATGCTGATTTGCTCGCCGTGTTCCATGTCAGTAATGGAGCGGCGTCCCACAGCCTCTTCGACCGCTTTCTTGATATGCCCTCGGTATCGCTGCAGGAATCGCTGGCGATTCACTGTGCTCTTGTTCTTGCCGTTAAGACGGCGGTCGATCACGTAACTCATAGGCCCCTCCGGGGCCAGCTGCAGGCGCTAAGCTACAAGCTGGCCGTGCGGACTATCGGTTCGCGCCGGGGTCCCGGCGCGAAGGAACGGCTTGCCGCTCAAAGCTTGCCGCTTGAAGCTGCTTTACTGCGATTTACGTACCCGCAGATACCATTCCGATAGCAGACGTACCTGTTTTTCGGTATAGCCGCGCTCGACCATGCGCACGACGAAGTCGTTGTGCTTCTTCTGATCCTCCTTGCTGGCCTTTGCGTTGAAGCTGATGACCGGGAGCAGATCCTCGGTGTTGGAGAACATCTTCTTCTCGATCACCACGCGCAGCTTCTCGTAGCTGAGCCAGGACGGATTCTTGCCGTTGTTGTTCGCCCGAGCCCGCAATACGAAGTTGACGATTTCGTTGCGGAAGTCTTTCGGATTGCTGATGCCAGCCGGCTTCTCGATCTTTTCCAGCTCTTCGTTAAGCGCGGCGCGGTTGAGGATTTCCCCGGTCTCGGGATCGCGATACTCCTGATCCTGGATCCAGAAATCCGCATAGAGCACGTAGCGATCGAAGATGTTCTGGCCGTACTCGCTGTACGACTCGAGATAAGCGGTCTGAATCTCCTTGCCGATGAAGTCGACGTAGCGCGGTGCGAGGTATTCCTTGATGAAGCGTAGATACCGCTCGCGCACCTCGGCCGGAAACTGCTCCTGCTCGATCTGCTGCTCCAGCACATAAAGCAGGTGCACCGGGTTGGCGGCGATCTCGTGCGGATCGAAGTTGAACACTTTGGACAAAATCTTGAAGGCGAAGCGAGTCGACAGTCCGTTCATGCCTTCGTCGACGCCGGCGGTGTCGCGGTATTCCTGGATCGACTTTGCTTTGGGATCGGTGTCCTTGAGGTTCTCACCGTCATAAACCCGCATCTTCGAATAGATGTTGGAGTTCTCCGGCTCCTTCAGGCGGCTCAATACGGAGAACTGAGCCAACATTTTCAGCGTGTCGGGCGCGCAATGGGCTTTCGACAGTGAGCTGTTGAACAGCAGTTTGTCGTAGATCTTGATCTCGTCAGTCACCCGCAGGCAGTACGGCACTTTGACGATATAGATACGGTCGATAAACGCTTCGTTGTTTTTGTTGTTGCGGAAGGTGTGCCATTCCGACTCGTTGGAGTGGGCCAGCAGAATACCGTTGTAGGGAATCGCGCCGAGGCCTTCGGTGCTGTTGTAGTTACCTTCCTGGGTGGCAGTCAGCAGCGGATGCAGCACCTTGATCGGCGCCTTGAACATCTCCACGAATTCCATCATGCCCTGGTTGGCACGGCAGAGCGCCCCGGAGTAGCTGTACGCGTCGGCGTCGTTCTGCGGAAATTCCTCCAGCTTACGAATATCGACCTTGCCCACCAGGGCGGAAATGTCCTGGTTGTTCTCGTCCCCCGGCTCGGTCTTGGCGATCGCGATCTGGTTGAGGATCGATGGGTACAGCTTCACAACGCGGAACTGGCTGATGTCTCCGCCAAACTCCTGCAGGCGCTTGGTGGCCCAGGGCGACATGATCGAGTTCAGGTAGCGGCGGGGGATGCCGTAGTCTTCTTCGAGAATCTGCGCATCTTCGGCCGGATTGAACAGGCCCAACGGCGACTCGAAAACCGGTGATCCCTTGATGGCGTAAAAGGGCACCTTTTCCATCAGCTGCTTGAGCTTTTCGGCGAGAGATGACTTGCCGCCACCCACGGGACCCAGGAGATAGAGAATCTGTTTCTTCTCTTCCAGACCCTGAGCGGCATGGCGGAAGTACGAGACGATCTGGTCGATACAGTCTTCCATGCCATGGAAGTCCTCGAACGCCGGGTAGCGGCGGATCACCTTATTGGAAAAGATGCGCGACAGTCTCGAGTCGGCGGAGGTGTCGATCAGCTCGGGTTCACCGATGGCCATCAACAGGCGCTCGGCGGCGGTGGCGTAGGTTCCCCGGTCTTCCTTGCACAGGTCGAGGTACTCCTGAAGCGAGTATTCCTCCTGACGGGTTGCTTCGAATCGTTGTTGGAAATGGCTGAAAATGCTCATGACTTCACCTCGGACGATGCGCGGAGCCGGTGTTGTCATCAGGCATTCAGGTGCGGCCGATTGATCGGCCTGCGGAGTCCCCCCGAACACCTAATGGTCGAAAACCTGAGGCCGGTAGCCGGTACACGGCTTTCTCCTGTTTGGATGGCCTGAACTGAAGGATAGTTCGGATTCAACAAATTCAAGGGGCGAGGGCGGTTTTTACCGCTGCGTTTCGTCGGATGGGAGGCGCAAGGCCGCGCGATACGAGGCCTCGGAAGGCAGATTATTTTAGTGCGAATCGCTTGTTTCAACGTCTTGCGGGAACGTCTGGCGCCATAACTCGAACCCGCCGTCCAGGCTATAGACGTCCGAAAAACCTTGATTGGCCAGATACGCCGCCGCGCTTTGGCTGGAGTGGCCGTGGTAACAGGTCACGACGAGTGGATGATCAAGATCCGCTCCCGCGATGAAGTCAGGCAGCGATTGGTTGTCGAGATGTGTCGAACCCGCAATGTGGCCGCTGGCGTAGCTCTGAGGGTCGCGAATGTCGACGATCACGCCGCCTTCGCTGCGCAGCGCCTGAGCTTGCTCTGGGGTGATGCGTTTGAATTCAGTCATCGGTTGCCTCGCAATCGCAGCGGTACATTTCGCCGCTCTCGATATTCATCAGTGTCATGGTGTTGCCCCATACGCAGCCGGTATCCAGCGCGTAGACGTTGGGTTCGTCGCAGTGACCTTCCAACGCGGCCCAATGCCCAAAAATGATTTTGCAGCCTCGGGTTTTACGGTTGGCATGGCTAAACCAAGGCGCAAACCCCTGGGGTGCCGAGTCGAGCCCCTCCTTGGCTTGCAGGTCGAGCGTGCCGTCAGCCTTGCAGAACCGCATGCGAGTGAAATAGTTCGTGATTAGGCGTAGCCGCGGTACCCCGTGCAACTCTTTGTCCCACTTGGCCGGCTGGTTGCCGTACATGCCGTCCAGGAACGGCGGCAGCAAGGCGTCGTCACGCAGCGCATGTTCCACTTCCGCGGCGCGCCTGAGCGCTTTGGTCAATGTCCACTGCGGTGGGATGCCCGCGTGGACCATCGTTGTCTCTCGTTCCGTGTCGTGATGGATCAGCTTCTGCTGGCGCAGCCAGTCGATCAGGTCCGTTCGGTCGGGTGCCTCGAGAATGGGTGTGAGGGTGTCCGAGCGCTTCAGTCGTTCGATATTGTGCGCAACGGCTAGCAGGTGCAGATCATGGTTGCCCAGCACGGTGATGGCCGAACTGCCCAGATCACGTACGAAACGCAGGGCCTCGAGGGACTGCGGGCCTCGGTTGACCAAGTCTCCGGCGAGCCAAAGACAGTCCCGCGAGGGGCTGAAGTCGACTCGCTCAAGCAAACAGCGAAGTGGTTCGAGGCAACCTTGCAGGTCGCCGACAGCGTATGTAGTCAATGCAATGCTCCGGGCACGGCCAGCCGGAAGGGGGCGATCACGGCATCGAAGCGTTGGCCATCTTCCGCAAGCATTTGATAACTGCCTTGCATCGTTCCGACGCGTGAGGTCATCAGCGTTCCGCTGGTATAGACATGGCGTTGGCCCGGCGCGATTACCGGTTGTTCGCCAACCACGCCCTCTCCACGTACCTCCTGCACCTGACCATCGCCATCGGTGATGATCCAGTGGCGAGACAGCAGCTGTACGGTGAGCTGACCCTTGTTTTCGATCGTTACCCTGTAGGCAAAGGCATAACGGCTTTGTTCCGGCTGCGACTGGTCGGCCAAATAAGCCGGGCTGACGCTCACGTCGATCCAGTAGCGGAGGTCCTCAGGCATATTGACTCCTTGCTGGTGGGTTCGCCTTCAGACACGGGCGGAAAGTTGGTCTGACAATCTTACGAACGCTGCCAGGTCGAGCTGTTCCGGGCGCAGGCTACCGTCGACATTGGCCGCCGCGATGGCGTCTGCGTCGAGCAAGCCCTTTAGCGTGTTGCGCAGTGTCTTGCGGCGCTGGTTGAACGCTTGGCGGACGACCGTTTCCAGCTGACGATGATCTTTTGCAGGGTGGGGCAGCACGTCGTGCGGTACCAGGCGGACGATGGCTGAATCAACCTTGGGCGCGGGGTTGAAGGCGCCCGGACCGACGTCGAAGAGGTGCTCAACGCGGCAGTGGTACTGAACCATGATCGACAGGCGCCCCCAGTCACCGCCGCCTGGCGCTGCGGCCAGACGCTCGACGACTTCTTTCTGCAGCATGAAGTGCATGTCGCGGATCAGTGCGGCGTGATCGAGTAAGTGAAAGATCAGCGGCGTGGAAATGTTGTACGGCAAGTTTCCGACGATGCGCAGGCTGCCAGGCGCTTGGCTCAGTTCGGCAAAATCGAATTTCAGCGCATCGCCCTGATGCAACGAGAAATTTTCCCGCTCCGCAAACTTGTGCTGAAGGATCGGAATGAGGTCTAGATCCAGCTCGACCACATCCAGGTGCGCACCGCTGTCGATCAAGCCTTCGGTCAAGGCGCCTTGGCCCGGGCCAATCTCCACCATGCGCTCGCCCGATTTGGCGTGGATGGCGCGAAGGATGCGGTGAATCACGCCGGCATCATGGAGGAAGTTCTGGCCGAAACGCTTTCGCGCCCGGTGTTGATAGTTATCGGACATGGACTGCAGTACCCAGGAGCAACGTCAAGCGAGCAGCCTGACGCTGGAAGCGAAAAGGCGTGCAGTTTAACAGGTGCAATCACCAAGGCGACTAACTGCCCAAAGGCAGGGCCGGGGGTGCTGCTAGAGAAGCAACCTCGGCCGGCGGTGCTGGTGTAGCCGTAGTGGAACCGACCCGTGTTGATCGGCCTTGTTTGGGTGGCTCGCACAACCTGTTCGAGCTCGAGCGGAGGCTAGCGATTAGCGGCCATTTGATACGCGGTTTCCAGTGCGACCCGCAGGCTTCCGGTGTCAATCCGCCCGGAGCCAGCGAGATCCAGCGCTGTACCGTGATCGACAGAGGTGCGCACGATTGGCAGGCCCAGGGTGATGTTAACGGCCGCGCCGAAGCCCTTGTATTTGAGTACCGGCAATCCCTGGTCGTGATACATCGCCAGCACCGCATCGCAATGCTCGAGATGCTTGGGCGTGAAGAGCGTGTCGGCGGGTAGCGGGCCGATCAAATCGAGGCCCTCATGACGAAGCTCGTTCAGTGCTGGCTCGATGACCTCGATTTCTTCGCGGCCTAAATGCCCGCCCTCACCGGCATGCGGGTTCAGGCCGCAGACCAAAATGCGCGGGTGGGGGATGCCAAACTTTTCCACCAGGTCGGTGTGGAGAATACGCGCCACGCGCTGCAGCCGTTCGCGAGTAATCGCCGACGCAACGTCTTTGAGCGGCAGGTGCGTGGTTACCAGCGCGACCCGCAGACCGTGGGTCGCAAGCATCATCACAACTTGCTCGGTGCCCGTAAGGTCGGCGAGAAACTCGGTGTGGCCTGAAAACGGTATGCCGGCCTCGTTGATTACGCCCTTGTGCACGGGCGCGGTGATCACACCGGCAAAGCTTCCGTCAAGGCAACCGTTTCCGGCGCGCTGCAACGTGGCGATCACATAGTCGGCATTCGCCGGGTTGAGTTGTCCACTGCAGACGGGAGCGGCCAGCGGTGTATTCCAGACATACAGGCTACCGGCAGGGGCTGGCTGGTCAGGCCAGTGCTCTGGGGTGACCTCGAGCAGTTGAATGTCCAAGCCTAGCTCGTTAGTGCGTGTGCGCATCAAGTCAAGACTGGCGACAGCGATCAGCGCGTGGGGTTGGCTGTCGCGCGCGAGCAGCAGGCAAAGATCTGGGCCGATGCCGGCGGGCTCGCCGGGAGTCAGGGCGAAGCGTTTGACGGTCATGCCGATCGGCCTCATGCAGGATAAAAAAACGGGCCGGCCAAACTGGCAGGCCCGCTATGGGTGCTGCGATCGCGTTGCTGTCAGATCTTAATCTCGACGTACGCTTCGTCGCGTATCTGGCGCAGCCAGGCTTGCAGCTCTTCCTCATATTTGCGGTTGCGCAGGAGCGTCTGCGCCTGCTGCTCGCGGAACTCTTCGCTCGCATCCGTAGCGCGACGTCCCAATACTTCGAGGATATGCCAGCCATAGGGCGTCTTGAAGGGCTCGGACAGCTGACCATTCGGTGTGTTGGCCATGACCTCGCGGAACTCCGGTACCAGCGAGCTTGGATCGATCCAGTTGAGGTCGCCGCCGTTGAGCGCTGAGCCTGGGTCTTCAGAAAAGTTCTTCGCCAGGTCAGCGAAGCTTTCGCCTGCAAGGACGCGGTCGCGCAGTCGTTGAATCAGCCGGCGGCTTTCTTCTTCGCTGCGAATCTGGCTCGGCTTGATCAGGATGTGGCGGACGTGAACCTCGTCGCGTACCTGGGTATCCCCGCCGCGCTTGTCCAGAACCTTGAGCAGAATGAAGCCAGGCGGGGTGCGGACAGGCTGCGTGAAGTCGCCAGCGTTCATGCTGCGCACTTCGGTGTCGAAGGGCGGTGGCAGCTGCGCTGCCTTGCGCCAGCCCATATCGCCGCCTTCCAGCGCGTTCTCACTGGCCGAGCGCGATACCGCCAGCTTGGCGAAGTCAGCGCCGTTCTGCAGCTGTTCGTAGGTATCCCTTGCGGTTTCTTCAGCCGCCCGGACCGCAGCCGAATCAGCAGATTCCGGAACGGGTATTAGGATGTTGGCCAGCCGGTATTCTTCGGAAAGCTGCAGCTTGCCCAAGTCGGATGCGAGGAAGTTCTCCACTTCCTGGTTTGAAACTTGAACACGCTCGGCAATGCGGCGCTGGCGCACCCGGCTAATGACCATCTCGCGGCGAATCTGCTCACGAGCAGATTCCAGGCTCAGACCGTCGCGTTCCAGCGCGGCGCGGAACTGATCAAGGCTCATGTTATTGCGCTGGGCAATAGTGGCCATGGCCTGATTGAGCTCCTCGTCGGAAATACGAATGCCTGACCGTTCACCGATCTGCAACTGCAGGTTCTCGGTGATCAATCGTTCGAGAACCTGTTGCTGCATCACGTCCCGCGGCGGCATCTCCGCGCCACGCTTCTCAATGGTTTGCTCGACCTCACGCAGACGCTGGTCCAGCTGGCTCTGCATGATGACGTCGTTGTCGACGATAGCGACGATGCGATCAAGAGGGCGAACCTCGGCGGAGGCCGAGGTAGCCAGGGTGGCGTTGCCTAGTAGAAGCGCGCCCATTAGCAGTGGGCGCAGGTAATCAGAAAGCTTGATCTTCACGTTCACGGTAACCTTGTATGCCTTCGTCGAGGAATGTCTCGGTCGAGCTGCCGAACACGCCGCCGAGTCCCTTGAGGACGATTTGCAGGAAGATGCCGTTGTCCGGTTCATCGTTCTGCGATGGGTTGAGACTGGTTTCGTCGTAGTCGATCCAGTAGCGGTTGATCAGGCGAAGCTTCCAGCAGCAATTGTCGTACTCGAAGCCGCCGAAGGCCTCCAGCGTACGGTTGCGGCTGTAGTCATGCTGCCAGCGCGCAATCACGCTCCACTGCGGCACGATCGGCCAGATGGTGGATATGTCGTGCTGGTTGATCTTGTAGTAGTCCTTGATGTACTCGGGTGTACCTGGCGTGCCGTAGTCACCGCCGTACGTCCACTCACCGGTGGCCTGATCAAAGCGCACGGTGTCGTTGCGGTAGCGGTAGCCAACGTTGACGATCTTGTTCGGGTTATCAGCGGGCTGATAGTGGAACATGGCGCTGCCCGACTGCGTTCGGCCTTCGTCCGGGTCCCAGTTGAAGGTCGAGGTGAAGCGCCAGTCGCGGTTGAAGCGGAAGAGGTATTCCAGCGCATAGGGCGACACGTCCGAAGTGGCGCCTGGGCGATCTTCCAAGTTCGGCAGCTGCACTTCGCGGTCACGGAAGTAAACGGTTTGACCGATGCTGAAGCGTTGACGCTCCATGCCGTTCGGCTCGATCCAGCGATTGGTCACGCCCAGGGATAGCTGGTTGGCGTCCCCGATCCGATCCTTGCCGGAGAAGCGGTTTTCACGCCACAGGGACGAGTAGCTGAAGGTGTTCTCCCCGGTGTCGAACACAGGGATATTGTCCTGATCTTCTTCCGGCACATACAGATAGAACATCCGCGGCTCAAGGGTCTGACGGTAGTTTTTACCGAACCACTCGGTGTCGCGATCAAAGTACAGACCGCTGTCAACGCTGAAGATCGGTACGCTCCGATCGGGCGAGTCGTTGAAATCATTCACCTGATTTCGGCCGGTGTTATCCAGCGTCAGGTCGTACTTGGTATAGGCATACTTCAACGAGGGTTTGACGAAGCCCCAGCTCCAATTGAGGGGAAGGCTTACGCCCGGTTCCAGATGCAATCGTTCACCTTCTGCGCGGGTCAAGCCGCTCAGTCGATCGTCATACCAGCGCTCGGGGTTGCCATCATCGTTGATGAAGTTGCCGCTGCGCAGGCTGCGCTGGAAACTGACGAATTCGGTGTTATAGGCGAAGCGCAGACCGCCTGGCTGAAATGGCAGAGCGCCGTCCAGTGTTAGCTGAGGCAGGCGCTCGTAAGGCGTGACGTCCGCAATGGTGGCGCGCTCATAAGCATGCACATTCAGGCGCGCCGTATAGGTTGGCGCCCGGTAAGTCAGAGTGCCGCGCTGGTCCAGATGATCCGGCTGATCAATGCTCAGGCTGGTGTCGAGGTCCTGGAAATAGTATGGGTCGCTAATATCCGTGTAATCGGCCTCGGCCAACCAGCGACTGTCCAGGCCGGTGCGATGCTGCCAGCTGTACATCCAGCGTTGATCTTCATACTCGGACTGGAGCTTACGATCATCATTGCTGTCGTCCAGGTAAGCAGCGCCGAACTGGCCTTCGCTGCTGCGGGTCAGGTAGCGGAATTCGCCCTCCATCAGCAGGCCGCGGTCAGTCATGTAATTCGGATAGAGCGTGGCGTCGAAATTGGGCGCCAGGTTGAAGTAATACGGGGTGACCAGCGAAAGGCCCGTATCGCTCGAGGAGCTGATGCTGGGCGCGAGGAAACCAGACTGGCGCCGATCATCGATCGGGAAGTGGATATACGGTGTATAAAACACCGGGACGCCCTTGACCCGAAGTGTCACGTTGGTTGCCGAGCCAAAGCCGGTCGCCGGATTCAGCGTGACGTTGTTGCCTTGCAGATACCAGTCGTTGTCACCTGGCTCGCAGCGCGTATAGGTGCCGTCCTTAAGACGAATGATGGCGTCGTCGGTGCGCTTGGCATACAGCGCGCTACCGCGGATCTTGCCTTCGTGAACCACATATTCCGCGTTGTCGACCTGGGCTTCACCGGTGTCGAGGAAGATCTCGGCGCGGTCACCGACCATAAGGGCACTGCGGTCACGCAGTCGGACATTGCCTTTCAGCTCGCCGCGGTTCTCCAGCTGATGCAGGCTGGCCTCATCGGCTTCGGCCTGGATGCTTCCCTGCCGCAGCACGACGTCACCGGCCAGCGTTGCGATTTCCTGCTGCTGTTCATAACGCGTGGCTTTTGCCGAGACGTACGTCGGGGCGTCGCTCATCGGCGTATCGTCGAACTGACCGGGGCGGCTCGGTTCAACATAGGTGCCGGCGCAATAAGGACCCGTCTCCGCCAGCTGCGCATTGGTCAGCTGGTCACGCGGCACCCAGTCCAGATGGCTATAGTCGGCGCTGCGTGATGCCAGCGCACGGCCTTTGCTCTCGGTCACCAGCTTGGTGGTGGCTACCTGACGCTTAGGCTTGCTAGCACGTGGCTGCGCCGGGTCGGTGGTGCTTCCAGCAGCGCTACCACGGTGAACAGGGCGGGGTGGTAGCTCGGGGCTCGCGGCATCGGAGGCGCAGCTCCAGCCGCCACCCGCACCGGGCTGGCAGGCGAACTGTTCGGCTGCAATTACCAGAGGGGTCGCCACAGGTTGTAAAGCGAGCAGGCCGCCGGTAACCAGTAGAGGGAATTTTTTACGAAAAGCGGGATATTTGACTGCCATCTTGTTTTTAGGGTCCGTGCTTGCGGCGAGCCATCGGCCGGGCTGGGCCGCACGCCTCTCGATGGGCTGAAAAAGATGCTGGATAATAAAGCATGACCCGTCTATCGGCTAGCGCCGCGGAGAGCACTGATATGCCGCAACACGATCAACGCCTGCAGGACCTGAACGCCTGGCTGCAACCTCAACTGAGCGCGCTTTTCGCGCGTCGCGGCTGGGGGGACGTGCCCGAGGCGCGGATGGTTCCGGCCAGCAGCGATGCCAGTTTTCGTCGCTATTTTCGCTGGGAGGCGGACGGGCGCAGTTTCATCCTGATGGACGCGCCACCGCCACAGGAGAACTGTCGGCCATTCGTTGCCGTGGCGGCGCTGCTGGACAATGCGGGGGTCAATGTACCGGAGGTTCTCGCTCAGGATCTGGAACGCGGCTTTTTGCTGCTTAGCGATCTGGGACGCCAGACCTACCTCGACATCATTGACGAAGCCAACGCCGACGCCCTGTTCGCCGACGCCATTCAGGCGCTGCTAGCCTTCCAGGTCCAGCCGTTGGAGCAGTCATTGCCAAGCTATGACGAGGCGCTGCTGCGTCGTGAGCTGCAGTTGTTTCCTGAGTGGTATGTGCAGCGTCATCTTGGCTACCAGTTCAGCGCGGCCGAGCTGAGCGTCTGGGAGCGTACATGCCGATTGCTGATTGATTCGGCCCTGGCGCAGCCGCGTGTGCTTGTGCACCGCGACTACATGCCGCGCAATCTGATGGCCAGCGAACCGAATCCCGGCGTGCTGGATTTTCAGGATGCCGTTGTCGGTCCCGTCACGTATGACATCACCTCGTTGTTCAAGGATGCGTTTCTGAGCTGGTCAGAGGAGCGCGTGTGCGGTTGGTTGCAAGGCTATTGGGAAGCCGCGCGGGCACGCGGTGTTCCGGTCCAGTCCAGCTTCGAGGAGTTCCAGCGCGCTAGCGATCTGATGGGCCTTCAACGGCACCTGAAGGTCATCGGTATATTCGCGCGGATCTGTCACCGTGACGGCAAGCCGCGCTATCTGACCGACGTTCCACGGTTCTTCGCGTACATCGAGACGGTCGCGGCGCGTCGCCCGGAACTGGCAGAACTGAGGGCGTTGTTGCAAGACCTGCCATCCGCACAGGTACAACCATGAAAGCCATGATTCTGGCAGCAGGCAAGGGCGAGCGTCTGCGCCCGCTGACTTTGCACACGCCCAAACCATTGGTGCAGGCCGGTGGTATGCCGCTGATCGAATACCACGTCCGCGCCCTAGCTGCTGCGGGTATCAACGATCTGGTCATCAACCATGCGTGGCTTGGCGAGCAGATCGAGGCATACCTGGGAACAGGCGACCGGTTCGGCGTGCGAATCCGCTATTCAGCCGAGGGCGAACCGCTCGAAACCGGCGGCGGAATCTACCGCGCGTTACCGCTGTTGGGGGAGCAACCGTTCATTGTGGTCAATGGGGACATTTGGACCGACTACGACTTCGCTGCGCTGATGCGGCCGCTGGCCGGTCAGGCGCACTTGGTGCTGGTAGACAATCCGGGCCATCATCCGGCGGGCGACTTCTCGCTGACTCACGGCGCGGTGGTCGATGCAGGCCCGCCAGATACCATGCTTACCTACAGCGGTATGGCAATTCTTGATCCGCGCCTGTTCGACGGGTGCAGTGCGGGTGCATTCAAGCTCGCGCCGCTGCTGCGCCAGGCAATCGCCGCGGGCCAGGTCAGTGGGGAGTACTACCGTGGACGCTGGGTGGACGTTGGCACCCATGAGCGACTGGCGGACGTCGAGCAGATCCTCGAGGCGCGACGCTAGATGTTCTGGCCCATAACGCTGCTGGGTGCACTGATTGGCTGGTTGCTTGCGAGTATCCCTGGGGCACTGCTTGGCGCATTGCTTGGGCAGGTTCTCGACCGGCGCTTCGGGCTCAATTCCTGGGCCAGGCTGCGCGAGCGCATGGGCGGCGGCAAGGCCGTGATGCAGGGCGACGAGTTGCTTTTTTTTCTGCTCGGACGCCTTGCGAAAAGCAGCGGACGAATCAGCGAGGCGCACATCCAGGCTGCCCGTCGAGAGATGCAGCGGCTGCGCCTGACTGCAACCGCTCAGCGTGCCGCCATCGACGCCTTTTATCGCGGCAAGTCCAGCGGCGATGGTTTGCGCGACCCGCTACACCGATTGAAAGGCAGGCATGAAGACACCAAGTCCGTGCTTCAGGCTTGCTGGAGGATGGCGCGCGCTCAGGGCGCGATTGATGCGCGCCAGCATGAGCTGATCATGCTCTGGGGCAAGTGGATGGGGTGGGGCTCGGCGGCCATTGCGGCGCTGGATGTCAGCGGCGGGCGAAGTCAAGGGGCGCCGAGCAATCCGGCTGGTGCCTATGAGCAGGCGCTGCGGTTGCTTGGCGTGCGTGCCGACAGCGAGCCCCAGGTGATCAAACGCGCATATCGACGGTTGCTCAGTAAGCATCATCCGGACAAACAGGCCGGCGCGGGTGCAACGGTCCAGCAGGTTCGTGATGCGACCGAGCGGACCCGCGAGCTGCACAGTGCTTATGTCTTGATCCGCGAGCGCCGAGGCTTTCGCTGAGCCCTAAGTCGCAGCTGGGGCGGGCGCTGGCTACCTCTGCTTGTCCAGCCAGCCGCGTACCCGGCGCACTAGCTGTTCTTGATCGGCCGTGCGGTCACCTGTGAGCGCTGGCAACCCCACCTGGCGGTAGGCCGGGTGCTCGATTCGGCGACTTGCGTTCAAGCGCGCCCGTGCCGCCGAAGGCTCGCCATGTTCTTCCCTATAGTAGAAATCACCCGTCGCTAACCTGAGGGTGGGTATCAGCTGTTCTAACGATTCATCTTGTCCTTCCGGCTGGCGTGGTCGAATCACCCCCAGATGCCTGACATCGCCAGGAGCCCGTTGCTGAAGATAGCGCGCTGCCCAATAACCGCCGGTGCCTTGGCCAAGGAGAATGATGGTCGACGGCTGTTTGCTACGAGCGAACGCCAGTGCTGATTCGATACGTTCAAGGATCTGTTCAGCCTGATCAACGACCGGTGCATTCGACTCGAGCGGTGCGCCCGTCTCGGTATTGTCGGCAGGTTCAACGGGGGCTGCTGCGGCTTCCTCGGGCAGGTAGCCGGCCTCATTGGGCG from Pseudomonas sp. DNDY-54 encodes:
- a CDS encoding PrkA family serine protein kinase, whose translation is MSIFSHFQQRFEATRQEEYSLQEYLDLCKEDRGTYATAAERLLMAIGEPELIDTSADSRLSRIFSNKVIRRYPAFEDFHGMEDCIDQIVSYFRHAAQGLEEKKQILYLLGPVGGGKSSLAEKLKQLMEKVPFYAIKGSPVFESPLGLFNPAEDAQILEEDYGIPRRYLNSIMSPWATKRLQEFGGDISQFRVVKLYPSILNQIAIAKTEPGDENNQDISALVGKVDIRKLEEFPQNDADAYSYSGALCRANQGMMEFVEMFKAPIKVLHPLLTATQEGNYNSTEGLGAIPYNGILLAHSNESEWHTFRNNKNNEAFIDRIYIVKVPYCLRVTDEIKIYDKLLFNSSLSKAHCAPDTLKMLAQFSVLSRLKEPENSNIYSKMRVYDGENLKDTDPKAKSIQEYRDTAGVDEGMNGLSTRFAFKILSKVFNFDPHEIAANPVHLLYVLEQQIEQEQFPAEVRERYLRFIKEYLAPRYVDFIGKEIQTAYLESYSEYGQNIFDRYVLYADFWIQDQEYRDPETGEILNRAALNEELEKIEKPAGISNPKDFRNEIVNFVLRARANNNGKNPSWLSYEKLRVVIEKKMFSNTEDLLPVISFNAKASKEDQKKHNDFVVRMVERGYTEKQVRLLSEWYLRVRKSQ
- the glpE gene encoding thiosulfate sulfurtransferase GlpE, producing MTEFKRITPEQAQALRSEGGVIVDIRDPQSYASGHIAGSTHLDNQSLPDFIAGADLDHPLVVTCYHGHSSQSAAAYLANQGFSDVYSLDGGFELWRQTFPQDVETSDSH
- a CDS encoding symmetrical bis(5'-nucleosyl)-tetraphosphatase, translated to MTTYAVGDLQGCLEPLRCLLERVDFSPSRDCLWLAGDLVNRGPQSLEALRFVRDLGSSAITVLGNHDLHLLAVAHNIERLKRSDTLTPILEAPDRTDLIDWLRQQKLIHHDTERETTMVHAGIPPQWTLTKALRRAAEVEHALRDDALLPPFLDGMYGNQPAKWDKELHGVPRLRLITNYFTRMRFCKADGTLDLQAKEGLDSAPQGFAPWFSHANRKTRGCKIIFGHWAALEGHCDEPNVYALDTGCVWGNTMTLMNIESGEMYRCDCEATDD
- the apaG gene encoding Co2+/Mg2+ efflux protein ApaG; this encodes MPEDLRYWIDVSVSPAYLADQSQPEQSRYAFAYRVTIENKGQLTVQLLSRHWIITDGDGQVQEVRGEGVVGEQPVIAPGQRHVYTSGTLMTSRVGTMQGSYQMLAEDGQRFDAVIAPFRLAVPGALH
- the rsmA gene encoding 16S rRNA (adenine(1518)-N(6)/adenine(1519)-N(6))-dimethyltransferase RsmA; this translates as MSDNYQHRARKRFGQNFLHDAGVIHRILRAIHAKSGERMVEIGPGQGALTEGLIDSGAHLDVVELDLDLIPILQHKFAERENFSLHQGDALKFDFAELSQAPGSLRIVGNLPYNISTPLIFHLLDHAALIRDMHFMLQKEVVERLAAAPGGGDWGRLSIMVQYHCRVEHLFDVGPGAFNPAPKVDSAIVRLVPHDVLPHPAKDHRQLETVVRQAFNQRRKTLRNTLKGLLDADAIAAANVDGSLRPEQLDLAAFVRLSDQLSARV
- the pdxA gene encoding 4-hydroxythreonine-4-phosphate dehydrogenase PdxA, with product MTVKRFALTPGEPAGIGPDLCLLLARDSQPHALIAVASLDLMRTRTNELGLDIQLLEVTPEHWPDQPAPAGSLYVWNTPLAAPVCSGQLNPANADYVIATLQRAGNGCLDGSFAGVITAPVHKGVINEAGIPFSGHTEFLADLTGTEQVVMMLATHGLRVALVTTHLPLKDVASAITRERLQRVARILHTDLVEKFGIPHPRILVCGLNPHAGEGGHLGREEIEVIEPALNELRHEGLDLIGPLPADTLFTPKHLEHCDAVLAMYHDQGLPVLKYKGFGAAVNITLGLPIVRTSVDHGTALDLAGSGRIDTGSLRVALETAYQMAANR
- a CDS encoding peptidylprolyl isomerase; translated protein: MKIKLSDYLRPLLMGALLLGNATLATSASAEVRPLDRIVAIVDNDVIMQSQLDQRLREVEQTIEKRGAEMPPRDVMQQQVLERLITENLQLQIGERSGIRISDEELNQAMATIAQRNNMSLDQFRAALERDGLSLESAREQIRREMVISRVRQRRIAERVQVSNQEVENFLASDLGKLQLSEEYRLANILIPVPESADSAAVRAAEETARDTYEQLQNGADFAKLAVSRSASENALEGGDMGWRKAAQLPPPFDTEVRSMNAGDFTQPVRTPPGFILLKVLDKRGGDTQVRDEVHVRHILIKPSQIRSEEESRRLIQRLRDRVLAGESFADLAKNFSEDPGSALNGGDLNWIDPSSLVPEFREVMANTPNGQLSEPFKTPYGWHILEVLGRRATDASEEFREQQAQTLLRNRKYEEELQAWLRQIRDEAYVEIKI